Proteins encoded in a region of the Sander lucioperca isolate FBNREF2018 chromosome 4, SLUC_FBN_1.2, whole genome shotgun sequence genome:
- the LOC116042577 gene encoding far upstream element-binding protein 2 isoform X2, with the protein MSDYGGLPTNGVGAGMKNDAFADAVQRARQIAAKIGGDGVPSVSNNGGAENYPFTAQKRSLEEADEPDAKKVASQSEIDSALSIGAQLAALSQQSVRPSTMTEEFRVPDGMVGLIIGRGGEQINKIQQDSGCKVQIAHDSAGLPDRSVSLTGSPDAIQRARALIDDIVSRGHETTNGQSGSMQEMIIPAGKAGLIIGKGGETIKQLQERAGVKMILIQDGSQPPNVDKPLRIIGDPYKVQQAKEMVNEILRDREHAGFGDRSEYGPRMGGGGGGGGGGGGGGGGIDIAVPRHSVGVVIGRSGEMIKKIQSDAGVKIQFKPDDGSGPDKIAHITGPPDQCEHAASIITDLLQSIRAREEGGQGGPPGPGAGMSPGGRGRGRGQGNWGPPGGEMTFSIPAHKCGLVIGRGGENVKSINQQTGAFVEISRQPPPNGDPNFKLFIIRGSPQQIDHAKQLIEEKIEAPLCPLGGGPGPGQGGPGGPMGPYNPNPYNPGPPGGAPHGAAPGGPQYCPQGWGSTYQQWQAPGPHDPNKAAAADQNAAWAAYYAQYYGQQPGGAMAAQNPGAPAAAAPGDQSQAAQAPGGQPDYTKAWEEYYKKMGMTQPAGGAAAAPGAGAPAAAAGGAAAGGQQDYSAAWAEYYRQQAVYYGQPGQAPGQAAAPQQGQQAQ; encoded by the exons ATGTCTGATTACGGCGGTCTGCCGACAAACGGAGTCGGCGCTGGGATGAAAAACGACGCTTTTGCTGATGCAGTACAACGAGCCAGACAG ATTGCAGCTAAAATCGGTGGAGACGGTGTTCCTTCAGTGAGCAACAACGGAGGAGCTGAGAACTATCCATTCACAGCACAGAAACGATCCCTGGAAGAAGCAG atGAACCCGATGCCAAGAAGGTAGCATCACAGAGTGAAATTGATTCTGCATTGT CTATTGGAGCTCAGCTGGCTGCCCTGTCGCAACAAAG TGTCAGGCCCTCCACAATGACAGAAGAGTTCAGGGTGCCTGATGGCATGGTTGGTCTCA TCATTGGCCGAGGAGGTGAACAGATTAACAAAATACAGCAGGATTCTGGCTGCAAGGTCCAGATTGCCCACG ACAGTGCCGGCCTTCCAGATAGAAGTGTTTCTCTGACAGGGTCACCAGATGCCATACA GAGAGCCAGGGCACTTATAGATGACATAGTGTCAAGGGGTCATGAAACGACCAATGGGCAGTCAGGTTCCATGCAGGAGATGATCATTCCTGCAGGCAAGGCAGGCCTTATTATAGGTAAAGGAGGAGAGACCATCAAACAGCTACAG GAGCGGGCTGGAGTTAAAATGATTCTTATTCAAGATGGATCCCAGCCCCCCAACGTAGATAAACCCCTACGCATCATTGGAGACCCCTACAAAGTGCAG caagCAAAGGAGATGGTTAATGAGATCCTACGAGACAGGGAACATGCAGGCTTTGGGGACAGGAGTGAATACGGACccaggatgggaggaggaggaggaggaggaggtggcggTGGTGGCGGTGGCGGCGGCATCGAC ATAGCTGTGCCCCGCCACTCTGTGGGAGTTGTAATTGGCCGAAGTGGGGAGATGATCAAGAAGATCCAAAGCGACGCTGGAGTGAAGATACAGTTTAAACCAG ATGATGGTTCAGGTCCTGATAAAATAGCCCATATTACGGGTCCACCAGACCAGTGTGAGCATGCTGCATCAATCATCACTGACCTGCTACAGAGCATCCGTGCACGAGAGGAGGGTGGGCAGGGG GGTCCCCCAGGTCCTGGTGCAGGGATGTCACCTGGTGGGCGTGGACGAGGTAGAGGCCAGGGGAACTGGGGTCCTCCGGGAGGGGAGATGACCTTCTCCATTCCTGCGCACAAATGTGGGCTTGTCATtggcagaggaggagagaacgTCAAGTCTATCAACCAACAGACCGGTGCATTTGTGGAGATATCTCGTCAGCCACCGCCAAACGGTGACCCTAACTTCAAACTGTTCATCATCCGTGGGTCCCCACAGCAGATTGACCATGCAAAGCAGCTTATAGAAGAGAAGATTGAG GCTCCACTGTGTCCATTGGGCGgtggtcctggtcctggtcaAGGAGGCCCAGGTGGGCCAATGGGTCCCTATAATCCCAACCCTTATAATCCAGGGCCTCCTGGTGGTGCTCCCCA TGGAGCTGCGCCTGGTGGCCCCCAGTACTGTCCTCAGGGTTGGGGAAGTACCTACCAGCAGTGGCAAGCCCCAGGTCCCCATGACCCCA ATAAGGCAGCAGCTGCAGACCAGAACGCCGCATGGGCAGCATACTATGCACAATATTATGGCCAACAGCCAGGGGGTGCCATGGCAGCCCAAAATCCAGGAgcccctgcagcagcagcaccagggGACCAGAGCCAAGCAGCGCAGGCCCCTGGGGGCCAGCCAGACTACACCAAAGCTTGGGAGGAGTACTACAAGAAGATGGGCATGA cccAGCCAGCTGGAGGGGCTGCAGCTGCTCCAGGTGCAGGTGCACCAGCAGCAGCCgcaggaggagctgcagctggaGGCCAGCAGGACTACAGTGCAGCCTGGGCTGAGTACTACAGACAGCAGGCTGTCTACTATGGACAGCCAGGGCAGGCGCCTGGACAGGCAGCTGCTCCACAGCAGGGACAACAG GCCCAGTAA
- the LOC116042577 gene encoding far upstream element-binding protein 2 isoform X3, whose amino-acid sequence MSDYGGLPTNGVGAGMKNDAFADAVQRARQIAAKIGGDGVPSVSNNGGAENYPFTAQKRSLEEAAIGAQLAALSQQSVRPSTMTEEFRVPDGMVGLIIGRGGEQINKIQQDSGCKVQIAHDSAGLPDRSVSLTGSPDAIQRARALIDDIVSRGHETTNGQSGSMQEMIIPAGKAGLIIGKGGETIKQLQERAGVKMILIQDGSQPPNVDKPLRIIGDPYKVQQAKEMVNEILRDREHAGFGDRSEYGPRMGGGGGGGGGGGGGGGGIDIAVPRHSVGVVIGRSGEMIKKIQSDAGVKIQFKPDDGSGPDKIAHITGPPDQCEHAASIITDLLQSIRAREEGGQGGPPGPGAGMSPGGRGRGRGQGNWGPPGGEMTFSIPAHKCGLVIGRGGENVKSINQQTGAFVEISRQPPPNGDPNFKLFIIRGSPQQIDHAKQLIEEKIEAPLCPLGGGPGPGQGGPGGPMGPYNPNPYNPGPPGGAPHGAAPGGPQYCPQGWGSTYQQWQAPGPHDPNKAAAADQNAAWAAYYAQYYGQQPGGAMAAQNPGAPAAAAPGDQSQAAQAPGGQPDYTKAWEEYYKKMGMTQPAGGAAAAPGAGAPAAAAGGAAAGGQQDYSAAWAEYYRQQAVYYGQPGQAPGQAAAPQQGQQAQ is encoded by the exons ATGTCTGATTACGGCGGTCTGCCGACAAACGGAGTCGGCGCTGGGATGAAAAACGACGCTTTTGCTGATGCAGTACAACGAGCCAGACAG ATTGCAGCTAAAATCGGTGGAGACGGTGTTCCTTCAGTGAGCAACAACGGAGGAGCTGAGAACTATCCATTCACAGCACAGAAACGATCCCTGGAAGAAGCAG CTATTGGAGCTCAGCTGGCTGCCCTGTCGCAACAAAG TGTCAGGCCCTCCACAATGACAGAAGAGTTCAGGGTGCCTGATGGCATGGTTGGTCTCA TCATTGGCCGAGGAGGTGAACAGATTAACAAAATACAGCAGGATTCTGGCTGCAAGGTCCAGATTGCCCACG ACAGTGCCGGCCTTCCAGATAGAAGTGTTTCTCTGACAGGGTCACCAGATGCCATACA GAGAGCCAGGGCACTTATAGATGACATAGTGTCAAGGGGTCATGAAACGACCAATGGGCAGTCAGGTTCCATGCAGGAGATGATCATTCCTGCAGGCAAGGCAGGCCTTATTATAGGTAAAGGAGGAGAGACCATCAAACAGCTACAG GAGCGGGCTGGAGTTAAAATGATTCTTATTCAAGATGGATCCCAGCCCCCCAACGTAGATAAACCCCTACGCATCATTGGAGACCCCTACAAAGTGCAG caagCAAAGGAGATGGTTAATGAGATCCTACGAGACAGGGAACATGCAGGCTTTGGGGACAGGAGTGAATACGGACccaggatgggaggaggaggaggaggaggaggtggcggTGGTGGCGGTGGCGGCGGCATCGAC ATAGCTGTGCCCCGCCACTCTGTGGGAGTTGTAATTGGCCGAAGTGGGGAGATGATCAAGAAGATCCAAAGCGACGCTGGAGTGAAGATACAGTTTAAACCAG ATGATGGTTCAGGTCCTGATAAAATAGCCCATATTACGGGTCCACCAGACCAGTGTGAGCATGCTGCATCAATCATCACTGACCTGCTACAGAGCATCCGTGCACGAGAGGAGGGTGGGCAGGGG GGTCCCCCAGGTCCTGGTGCAGGGATGTCACCTGGTGGGCGTGGACGAGGTAGAGGCCAGGGGAACTGGGGTCCTCCGGGAGGGGAGATGACCTTCTCCATTCCTGCGCACAAATGTGGGCTTGTCATtggcagaggaggagagaacgTCAAGTCTATCAACCAACAGACCGGTGCATTTGTGGAGATATCTCGTCAGCCACCGCCAAACGGTGACCCTAACTTCAAACTGTTCATCATCCGTGGGTCCCCACAGCAGATTGACCATGCAAAGCAGCTTATAGAAGAGAAGATTGAG GCTCCACTGTGTCCATTGGGCGgtggtcctggtcctggtcaAGGAGGCCCAGGTGGGCCAATGGGTCCCTATAATCCCAACCCTTATAATCCAGGGCCTCCTGGTGGTGCTCCCCA TGGAGCTGCGCCTGGTGGCCCCCAGTACTGTCCTCAGGGTTGGGGAAGTACCTACCAGCAGTGGCAAGCCCCAGGTCCCCATGACCCCA ATAAGGCAGCAGCTGCAGACCAGAACGCCGCATGGGCAGCATACTATGCACAATATTATGGCCAACAGCCAGGGGGTGCCATGGCAGCCCAAAATCCAGGAgcccctgcagcagcagcaccagggGACCAGAGCCAAGCAGCGCAGGCCCCTGGGGGCCAGCCAGACTACACCAAAGCTTGGGAGGAGTACTACAAGAAGATGGGCATGA cccAGCCAGCTGGAGGGGCTGCAGCTGCTCCAGGTGCAGGTGCACCAGCAGCAGCCgcaggaggagctgcagctggaGGCCAGCAGGACTACAGTGCAGCCTGGGCTGAGTACTACAGACAGCAGGCTGTCTACTATGGACAGCCAGGGCAGGCGCCTGGACAGGCAGCTGCTCCACAGCAGGGACAACAG GCCCAGTAA
- the LOC116042577 gene encoding far upstream element-binding protein 2 isoform X4: MTEEFRVPDGMVGLIIGRGGEQINKIQQDSGCKVQIAHDSAGLPDRSVSLTGSPDAIQRARALIDDIVSRGHETTNGQSGSMQEMIIPAGKAGLIIGKGGETIKQLQERAGVKMILIQDGSQPPNVDKPLRIIGDPYKVQQAKEMVNEILRDREHAGFGDRSEYGPRMGGGGGGGGGGGGGGGGIDIAVPRHSVGVVIGRSGEMIKKIQSDAGVKIQFKPDDGSGPDKIAHITGPPDQCEHAASIITDLLQSIRAREEGGQGGPPGPGAGMSPGGRGRGRGQGNWGPPGGEMTFSIPAHKCGLVIGRGGENVKSINQQTGAFVEISRQPPPNGDPNFKLFIIRGSPQQIDHAKQLIEEKIEAPLCPLGGGPGPGQGGPGGPMGPYNPNPYNPGPPGGAPHGAAPGGPQYCPQGWGSTYQQWQAPGPHDPNKAAAADQNAAWAAYYAQYYGQQPGGAMAAQNPGAPAAAAPGDQSQAAQAPGGQPDYTKAWEEYYKKMGMTQPAGGAAAAPGAGAPAAAAGGAAAGGQQDYSAAWAEYYRQQAVYYGQPGQAPGQAAAPQQGQQAQ; encoded by the exons ATGACAGAAGAGTTCAGGGTGCCTGATGGCATGGTTGGTCTCA TCATTGGCCGAGGAGGTGAACAGATTAACAAAATACAGCAGGATTCTGGCTGCAAGGTCCAGATTGCCCACG ACAGTGCCGGCCTTCCAGATAGAAGTGTTTCTCTGACAGGGTCACCAGATGCCATACA GAGAGCCAGGGCACTTATAGATGACATAGTGTCAAGGGGTCATGAAACGACCAATGGGCAGTCAGGTTCCATGCAGGAGATGATCATTCCTGCAGGCAAGGCAGGCCTTATTATAGGTAAAGGAGGAGAGACCATCAAACAGCTACAG GAGCGGGCTGGAGTTAAAATGATTCTTATTCAAGATGGATCCCAGCCCCCCAACGTAGATAAACCCCTACGCATCATTGGAGACCCCTACAAAGTGCAG caagCAAAGGAGATGGTTAATGAGATCCTACGAGACAGGGAACATGCAGGCTTTGGGGACAGGAGTGAATACGGACccaggatgggaggaggaggaggaggaggaggtggcggTGGTGGCGGTGGCGGCGGCATCGAC ATAGCTGTGCCCCGCCACTCTGTGGGAGTTGTAATTGGCCGAAGTGGGGAGATGATCAAGAAGATCCAAAGCGACGCTGGAGTGAAGATACAGTTTAAACCAG ATGATGGTTCAGGTCCTGATAAAATAGCCCATATTACGGGTCCACCAGACCAGTGTGAGCATGCTGCATCAATCATCACTGACCTGCTACAGAGCATCCGTGCACGAGAGGAGGGTGGGCAGGGG GGTCCCCCAGGTCCTGGTGCAGGGATGTCACCTGGTGGGCGTGGACGAGGTAGAGGCCAGGGGAACTGGGGTCCTCCGGGAGGGGAGATGACCTTCTCCATTCCTGCGCACAAATGTGGGCTTGTCATtggcagaggaggagagaacgTCAAGTCTATCAACCAACAGACCGGTGCATTTGTGGAGATATCTCGTCAGCCACCGCCAAACGGTGACCCTAACTTCAAACTGTTCATCATCCGTGGGTCCCCACAGCAGATTGACCATGCAAAGCAGCTTATAGAAGAGAAGATTGAG GCTCCACTGTGTCCATTGGGCGgtggtcctggtcctggtcaAGGAGGCCCAGGTGGGCCAATGGGTCCCTATAATCCCAACCCTTATAATCCAGGGCCTCCTGGTGGTGCTCCCCA TGGAGCTGCGCCTGGTGGCCCCCAGTACTGTCCTCAGGGTTGGGGAAGTACCTACCAGCAGTGGCAAGCCCCAGGTCCCCATGACCCCA ATAAGGCAGCAGCTGCAGACCAGAACGCCGCATGGGCAGCATACTATGCACAATATTATGGCCAACAGCCAGGGGGTGCCATGGCAGCCCAAAATCCAGGAgcccctgcagcagcagcaccagggGACCAGAGCCAAGCAGCGCAGGCCCCTGGGGGCCAGCCAGACTACACCAAAGCTTGGGAGGAGTACTACAAGAAGATGGGCATGA cccAGCCAGCTGGAGGGGCTGCAGCTGCTCCAGGTGCAGGTGCACCAGCAGCAGCCgcaggaggagctgcagctggaGGCCAGCAGGACTACAGTGCAGCCTGGGCTGAGTACTACAGACAGCAGGCTGTCTACTATGGACAGCCAGGGCAGGCGCCTGGACAGGCAGCTGCTCCACAGCAGGGACAACAG GCCCAGTAA
- the LOC116042577 gene encoding far upstream element-binding protein 2 isoform X1, giving the protein MSDYGGLPTNGVGAGMKNDAFADAVQRARQIAAKIGGDGVPSVSNNGGAENYPFTAQKRSLEEADEPDAKKVASQSEIDSALSIGAQLAALSQQSVRPSTMTEEFRVPDGMVGLIIGRGGEQINKIQQDSGCKVQIAHDSAGLPDRSVSLTGSPDAIQRARALIDDIVSRGHETTNGQSGSMQEMIIPAGKAGLIIGKGGETIKQLQERAGVKMILIQDGSQPPNVDKPLRIIGDPYKVQQAKEMVNEILRDREHAGFGDRSEYGPRMGGGGGGGGGGGGGGGGIDIAVPRHSVGVVIGRSGEMIKKIQSDAGVKIQFKPDDGSGPDKIAHITGPPDQCEHAASIITDLLQSIRAREEGGQGGPPGPGAGMSPGGRGRGRGQGNWGPPGGEMTFSIPAHKCGLVIGRGGENVKSINQQTGAFVEISRQPPPNGDPNFKLFIIRGSPQQIDHAKQLIEEKIEAPLCPLGGGPGPGQGGPGGPMGPYNPNPYNPGPPGGAPHGAAPGGPQYCPQGWGSTYQQWQAPGPHDPNKAAAADQNAAWAAYYAQYYGQQPGGAMAAQNPGAPAAAAPGDQSQAAQAPGGQPDYTKAWEEYYKKMGMTQPAGGAAAAPGAGAPAAAAGGAAAGGQQDYSAAWAEYYRQQAVYYGQPGQAPGQAAAPQQGQQVAHP; this is encoded by the exons ATGTCTGATTACGGCGGTCTGCCGACAAACGGAGTCGGCGCTGGGATGAAAAACGACGCTTTTGCTGATGCAGTACAACGAGCCAGACAG ATTGCAGCTAAAATCGGTGGAGACGGTGTTCCTTCAGTGAGCAACAACGGAGGAGCTGAGAACTATCCATTCACAGCACAGAAACGATCCCTGGAAGAAGCAG atGAACCCGATGCCAAGAAGGTAGCATCACAGAGTGAAATTGATTCTGCATTGT CTATTGGAGCTCAGCTGGCTGCCCTGTCGCAACAAAG TGTCAGGCCCTCCACAATGACAGAAGAGTTCAGGGTGCCTGATGGCATGGTTGGTCTCA TCATTGGCCGAGGAGGTGAACAGATTAACAAAATACAGCAGGATTCTGGCTGCAAGGTCCAGATTGCCCACG ACAGTGCCGGCCTTCCAGATAGAAGTGTTTCTCTGACAGGGTCACCAGATGCCATACA GAGAGCCAGGGCACTTATAGATGACATAGTGTCAAGGGGTCATGAAACGACCAATGGGCAGTCAGGTTCCATGCAGGAGATGATCATTCCTGCAGGCAAGGCAGGCCTTATTATAGGTAAAGGAGGAGAGACCATCAAACAGCTACAG GAGCGGGCTGGAGTTAAAATGATTCTTATTCAAGATGGATCCCAGCCCCCCAACGTAGATAAACCCCTACGCATCATTGGAGACCCCTACAAAGTGCAG caagCAAAGGAGATGGTTAATGAGATCCTACGAGACAGGGAACATGCAGGCTTTGGGGACAGGAGTGAATACGGACccaggatgggaggaggaggaggaggaggaggtggcggTGGTGGCGGTGGCGGCGGCATCGAC ATAGCTGTGCCCCGCCACTCTGTGGGAGTTGTAATTGGCCGAAGTGGGGAGATGATCAAGAAGATCCAAAGCGACGCTGGAGTGAAGATACAGTTTAAACCAG ATGATGGTTCAGGTCCTGATAAAATAGCCCATATTACGGGTCCACCAGACCAGTGTGAGCATGCTGCATCAATCATCACTGACCTGCTACAGAGCATCCGTGCACGAGAGGAGGGTGGGCAGGGG GGTCCCCCAGGTCCTGGTGCAGGGATGTCACCTGGTGGGCGTGGACGAGGTAGAGGCCAGGGGAACTGGGGTCCTCCGGGAGGGGAGATGACCTTCTCCATTCCTGCGCACAAATGTGGGCTTGTCATtggcagaggaggagagaacgTCAAGTCTATCAACCAACAGACCGGTGCATTTGTGGAGATATCTCGTCAGCCACCGCCAAACGGTGACCCTAACTTCAAACTGTTCATCATCCGTGGGTCCCCACAGCAGATTGACCATGCAAAGCAGCTTATAGAAGAGAAGATTGAG GCTCCACTGTGTCCATTGGGCGgtggtcctggtcctggtcaAGGAGGCCCAGGTGGGCCAATGGGTCCCTATAATCCCAACCCTTATAATCCAGGGCCTCCTGGTGGTGCTCCCCA TGGAGCTGCGCCTGGTGGCCCCCAGTACTGTCCTCAGGGTTGGGGAAGTACCTACCAGCAGTGGCAAGCCCCAGGTCCCCATGACCCCA ATAAGGCAGCAGCTGCAGACCAGAACGCCGCATGGGCAGCATACTATGCACAATATTATGGCCAACAGCCAGGGGGTGCCATGGCAGCCCAAAATCCAGGAgcccctgcagcagcagcaccagggGACCAGAGCCAAGCAGCGCAGGCCCCTGGGGGCCAGCCAGACTACACCAAAGCTTGGGAGGAGTACTACAAGAAGATGGGCATGA cccAGCCAGCTGGAGGGGCTGCAGCTGCTCCAGGTGCAGGTGCACCAGCAGCAGCCgcaggaggagctgcagctggaGGCCAGCAGGACTACAGTGCAGCCTGGGCTGAGTACTACAGACAGCAGGCTGTCTACTATGGACAGCCAGGGCAGGCGCCTGGACAGGCAGCTGCTCCACAGCAGGGACAACAGGTAGCACATCCATGA